One genomic segment of Streptomyces niveus includes these proteins:
- a CDS encoding MFS transporter has product MSAAAIPEPGSGSGSAPGSGPAPAPGLEPVEGPRRRLLVAVLAFCGVVVAVMQTLVVPLLPHVPALTGSTPAAASWLVTITLLTGAVFTPVLGRVGDMYGKRRVLIASLGVLVAGSVMCAVSSHIGVLIAGRALQGAALAVVPLGISIMRDELPPARLLSSVALMSSTLGIGAAVGLPVAALVVQNFDWHTMFWASAVLGLVDIVLVLCCVPESPLRSRGRFDVIGTLGLSATLVSLLLAVTQGADWGWTSPRTVGLLVAALAVGLLWGAYELRTTSPMVDLRVSARPAVLLTNIAALLIGFAFYANSLVTAQMVQEPTSTGYGIGASIVVGGLCLLPGGLAMVALSPVSARISAKYGPKTALALAAAVMAVGYVVRFFTSHSLWPIIGGATVVAAGTAIAYSALPALVIRAVPAGETGAANGLNTLMRSVGQAFCSAVVAAVLANITFQAGGRTAPTLHAYLLVFLIAAGAALLALAVTLCLPGRAVAAEAGTVGKEQTARRTFAEEGA; this is encoded by the coding sequence AGGGCCCGCGACGGCGCCTCCTCGTCGCGGTACTCGCCTTCTGCGGCGTCGTGGTCGCCGTGATGCAGACGTTGGTCGTACCGCTGCTGCCGCACGTCCCGGCCCTGACGGGCAGCACACCCGCGGCCGCGAGCTGGCTCGTCACGATCACGCTCCTGACCGGCGCCGTCTTCACCCCCGTACTCGGCCGCGTCGGTGACATGTACGGCAAGCGCCGGGTCCTCATCGCCTCGCTGGGTGTCCTCGTCGCCGGTTCGGTCATGTGCGCCGTCAGCTCCCACATCGGTGTCCTGATCGCCGGCCGGGCACTCCAGGGCGCCGCGCTCGCCGTCGTACCGCTCGGCATCAGCATCATGCGCGACGAGCTGCCGCCCGCCCGGCTGCTGTCCTCCGTCGCCCTCATGAGCTCGACCCTCGGGATCGGCGCCGCCGTCGGGCTGCCGGTCGCCGCCCTCGTCGTCCAGAACTTCGACTGGCACACCATGTTCTGGGCCTCCGCCGTGCTGGGACTGGTCGACATCGTGCTCGTCCTGTGCTGCGTCCCGGAGTCACCCCTGCGCTCCCGAGGCCGGTTCGACGTCATCGGCACCCTCGGCCTGTCCGCCACACTCGTCAGCCTGCTCCTCGCCGTCACCCAGGGCGCGGACTGGGGCTGGACCTCCCCGCGCACCGTCGGCCTGCTCGTGGCCGCGCTCGCCGTCGGTCTGCTCTGGGGCGCGTACGAGCTGCGCACCACATCGCCCATGGTCGACCTGCGGGTGTCCGCGCGCCCCGCCGTACTGCTCACGAACATCGCCGCCCTCCTCATCGGCTTCGCCTTCTACGCGAACTCCCTGGTCACAGCGCAGATGGTGCAGGAGCCCACGAGTACGGGCTACGGAATCGGCGCATCCATCGTCGTGGGCGGACTGTGTCTGCTGCCCGGTGGTCTCGCGATGGTGGCGCTGTCGCCGGTATCGGCTCGGATCTCCGCGAAGTACGGCCCCAAGACGGCCCTGGCGCTCGCCGCCGCGGTGATGGCCGTCGGGTACGTGGTGCGTTTCTTCACCAGTCACAGCCTGTGGCCGATCATCGGGGGCGCGACCGTTGTCGCGGCGGGCACCGCGATCGCCTATTCGGCCCTGCCCGCGCTCGTCATACGCGCGGTGCCGGCGGGCGAGACCGGCGCGGCGAACGGCCTCAACACCCTGATGCGGTCCGTGGGGCAGGCCTTCTGCAGCGCGGTGGTCGCCGCCGTACTGGCCAACATCACCTTCCAGGCCGGCGGCCGTACCGCGCCCACCCTCCACGCCTATCTGCTGGTCTTCCTCATCGCGGCCGGCGCGGCGCTGCTCGCCCTGGCGGTCACCCTGTGCCTGCCGGGCCGCGCGGTGGCGGCCGAGGCGGGTACCGTCGGCAAGGAGCAGACAGCACGCCGTACGTTCGCCGAGGAGGGCGCGTGA
- a CDS encoding TetR family transcriptional regulator — translation MTTGHAADETTDPGTDPGADHKTDADTGPKTDPGANPDSDHKTDPGPDPGTGRLAILRAARRAFTQRPYAEVTMRGIAADAGVSASLIVKRFGTKERLFNTVADFGPAADRLFAAPPAVLGRHLVLTMVRLRRENHSDPLLRVVFSLGNMDERTLLRERFREQVTARLAGLIGGERSELRAELITGQLLGLGATLSLHRPGAGEEATPELLADLYAPALQRLITGHSGHSDLPDQ, via the coding sequence GTGACGACCGGACATGCGGCCGACGAGACGACGGACCCGGGGACGGACCCCGGCGCCGACCACAAGACGGACGCGGACACCGGCCCCAAGACGGACCCCGGCGCCAACCCCGACTCCGACCACAAGACGGACCCTGGCCCCGACCCCGGCACCGGCCGCCTCGCGATCCTGCGGGCCGCGCGCCGCGCGTTCACCCAGCGCCCGTACGCCGAGGTGACCATGCGCGGTATCGCCGCCGACGCGGGCGTCAGCGCCTCGCTCATCGTCAAACGCTTCGGCACGAAGGAACGGCTGTTCAACACCGTCGCCGACTTCGGCCCGGCCGCCGACAGGCTGTTCGCCGCGCCGCCCGCAGTCCTCGGCAGACATCTGGTGCTGACCATGGTCCGGCTGCGCCGCGAGAACCACTCCGACCCCCTGCTGCGCGTCGTCTTCTCCCTCGGCAACATGGACGAGCGGACCCTGCTGCGCGAGCGCTTCCGCGAGCAGGTCACCGCCCGGCTGGCCGGTCTCATCGGCGGCGAGCGGAGCGAGCTGAGGGCGGAGCTGATCACCGGCCAGCTCCTCGGGCTGGGCGCGACCCTCAGCCTCCACCGCCCCGGTGCGGGTGAGGAGGCCACCCCCGAGTTGCTGGCGGATCTCTACGCCCCCGCGCTCCAGCGCCTGATCACCGGGCATTCCGGGCATTCCGACCTCCCCGACCAGTAG
- a CDS encoding phosphodiester glycosidase family protein, which translates to MGPGIARRSVVLLAAVTALTTGAITPSVADSTPDPRPRNAAEVLRPVAPPPASRPAGSPRSVVDGDGIETARGTRPIAPGVSLTSYDRLESDKWLRVDALSVDLDGGVRADYLSSGKVADRRSVSELAAGHDPGKGRRTVAAINADFFDINETGAPQGAGIKDGALTQSPAAGANRAVGIGPENAGRVLELYFDGTLTLPAGPHPLAAYNAANVPAGGIGAYTAAWGQANRALTVDTATPVAEVAVRDGRVVTVTDTPGTGPIEPGTTVLVGREAGAVQLKALRPGDPVAMEYSPRTNGGPLPRTAVGGRELLVVDGVAQNHEGQGNNTAAPRTAVGFTKDGSEMRVMTVDGRQADSGGVTLTELAVMMKRAGAYSALNLDGGGSSTLVAREPGSDALQVENAPSDGSERTVPNGLALTAPDGSGRLDGFWVETRTPASAAPGDDPVRGGHPERVFPGLTRALTAAGYDETYGPAQGDPRWRTERSSVGRVSDDGVFTARRSGTTEVRAERGRAEGSIELTVLDDLARIRPTTTRVGLADGGATGTFGIVGLDAHGASAPVEPRDVELAYDRDLFAIADDGKGAFTVTSRTGGGAGRITATVDGVTTALAVSVGLEEQPVSAFDDAAAWKFSHARAAGSVASTPEGQTGTGLRLTYDFSLSTATRAAYASPPQQITVPGQPQSFTMWIKGDGKGAWPTLHLKDAAGSDQLLRGPYVTWTGWRQVTFAVPQGAATPLSVFRFYLAETAADKRYTGEIVIDGLTAQVPPTVDLPEQRPAADPLIDPAAETEGRDWQFAVMSDAQFVAREPDSAIVVQARRTLREIKAAKPDFLVVNGDLVDEGSPADLAFARRVLTEELGDEVPWYYVPGNHEVMGGKIDSFIGEFGPAQRVFDHSGTRFVTLDTSSLSLRGGGFAQIKALRAQLDAAGDDSRISSVMVIEHVPPRDPTVQKGSQLGDRKEAALLENWLAEFRRTTGKGAGFIGSHVGVFDASRVDGVPYLINGNSGKNPAAPADEGGFTGWSLVGVDKVSRSEQSEARREPWEGGPDWVSVQTRAHTDTLKLDAPGTLAPGHRAPVAATVVQGTREVPVGFPMSADWTGSPNVHIGDPDRAGRRDVAAFDPATGTLTALRHGTLTLAVTVNGVTERAEIRITAAG; encoded by the coding sequence GTGGGCCCAGGCATCGCCCGCCGGTCCGTCGTGCTGCTCGCGGCGGTCACCGCACTGACAACGGGAGCCATCACCCCGTCCGTCGCCGACTCAACCCCCGACCCCCGTCCGCGCAACGCCGCCGAGGTGCTGCGCCCCGTCGCGCCACCGCCCGCGAGCAGACCTGCCGGAAGCCCCAGATCCGTCGTGGACGGCGACGGCATCGAGACCGCCCGCGGCACCCGCCCCATCGCGCCGGGCGTCAGCCTCACCTCGTACGACCGCCTCGAATCCGACAAATGGCTGCGCGTCGACGCGCTGTCGGTCGACCTCGACGGCGGCGTACGGGCGGACTACCTCTCGTCGGGCAAGGTCGCCGACCGCCGCAGCGTCTCCGAACTCGCCGCCGGGCACGACCCCGGCAAGGGCCGCCGCACCGTCGCCGCCATCAACGCCGACTTCTTCGACATCAACGAGACCGGCGCCCCCCAGGGAGCCGGCATCAAGGACGGCGCCCTCACACAGTCGCCAGCCGCCGGTGCCAACCGGGCCGTCGGCATCGGCCCCGAGAACGCCGGCCGCGTCCTGGAGCTGTACTTCGACGGCACCCTGACCCTGCCCGCCGGACCGCACCCCCTCGCCGCGTACAACGCCGCGAACGTGCCCGCCGGCGGCATCGGCGCCTACACCGCCGCCTGGGGCCAGGCCAACCGCGCGCTCACCGTGGACACGGCGACGCCCGTCGCCGAGGTGGCCGTACGGGACGGCAGGGTCGTCACCGTCACCGACACACCCGGCACCGGACCGATCGAGCCCGGCACCACCGTGCTGGTCGGCCGGGAGGCCGGCGCCGTACAGCTCAAGGCGCTGCGCCCCGGCGACCCGGTGGCCATGGAGTACAGCCCGCGCACCAACGGCGGACCCCTGCCGCGCACCGCCGTGGGGGGACGCGAACTCCTCGTCGTGGACGGCGTGGCCCAGAACCACGAGGGCCAGGGCAACAACACCGCCGCGCCCCGCACCGCCGTCGGATTCACCAAGGACGGCAGCGAGATGCGGGTGATGACCGTCGACGGCCGGCAGGCCGACAGCGGCGGTGTCACCCTCACCGAGCTGGCCGTGATGATGAAGCGGGCCGGCGCGTACAGCGCGCTCAACCTCGACGGCGGAGGCTCCTCGACGCTCGTCGCCCGCGAACCCGGCAGCGACGCCCTCCAGGTGGAGAACGCCCCGTCCGACGGCAGCGAGCGCACCGTGCCCAACGGCCTCGCCCTCACCGCGCCCGACGGCAGCGGACGTCTCGACGGTTTCTGGGTCGAGACCCGTACGCCCGCCTCGGCCGCGCCCGGCGACGACCCCGTCAGGGGCGGCCACCCCGAACGCGTCTTCCCCGGACTGACGCGCGCCCTCACCGCGGCCGGTTACGACGAGACGTACGGCCCCGCGCAGGGCGACCCGCGCTGGCGGACCGAACGGTCGTCGGTCGGCCGGGTGAGCGACGACGGCGTATTCACCGCACGTCGCAGCGGCACCACCGAGGTCCGCGCGGAACGCGGACGCGCCGAAGGATCCATCGAGTTGACGGTCCTCGACGACCTCGCGCGGATCCGGCCGACCACCACCCGTGTCGGTCTCGCCGACGGCGGGGCCACCGGCACGTTCGGCATCGTCGGTCTCGACGCGCACGGCGCCTCCGCGCCCGTGGAGCCGCGCGACGTGGAACTGGCCTACGACCGCGACCTCTTCGCCATCGCCGACGACGGCAAGGGCGCCTTCACCGTCACCTCCAGGACCGGCGGCGGCGCGGGACGGATCACCGCCACCGTCGACGGCGTCACCACCGCCCTCGCGGTGAGCGTCGGACTCGAGGAACAGCCTGTCTCGGCCTTCGACGACGCCGCCGCCTGGAAGTTCAGCCACGCCCGCGCCGCCGGTTCCGTCGCGTCGACACCCGAGGGACAGACCGGCACCGGCCTGAGGCTCACTTACGACTTCTCACTCTCGACGGCGACCCGCGCCGCGTACGCGAGCCCGCCGCAGCAGATCACCGTGCCCGGACAGCCGCAGTCCTTCACGATGTGGATCAAGGGAGACGGTAAGGGGGCCTGGCCCACCCTGCACCTCAAGGACGCCGCCGGATCGGACCAGTTGCTCCGGGGTCCTTACGTCACCTGGACCGGCTGGCGGCAGGTGACGTTCGCGGTGCCGCAGGGGGCCGCGACGCCGCTGTCCGTGTTCCGCTTCTATCTCGCGGAGACCGCGGCCGACAAGCGGTACACCGGCGAGATCGTCATCGACGGGCTGACGGCACAGGTGCCGCCCACCGTCGACCTGCCCGAACAGCGGCCCGCCGCCGACCCGTTGATCGACCCGGCCGCCGAGACCGAGGGCCGGGACTGGCAGTTCGCCGTGATGTCCGACGCGCAGTTCGTGGCCCGCGAGCCGGACAGCGCGATCGTGGTCCAGGCCCGCCGCACGCTGCGCGAGATCAAGGCGGCGAAGCCCGACTTCCTCGTCGTCAACGGTGACCTGGTCGACGAGGGTTCGCCCGCGGACCTCGCGTTCGCGCGACGGGTGCTCACCGAGGAGCTGGGCGACGAGGTGCCCTGGTACTACGTGCCGGGCAACCACGAGGTGATGGGCGGGAAGATCGACAGCTTCATCGGCGAATTCGGCCCCGCCCAGCGGGTGTTCGACCACAGCGGAACACGCTTCGTCACGCTCGACACCTCCAGCCTCTCCCTGCGCGGCGGCGGCTTCGCCCAGATCAAGGCCCTGCGCGCCCAGTTGGACGCGGCGGGCGACGACTCCCGTATCAGCTCGGTGATGGTCATCGAGCATGTGCCGCCGCGCGACCCCACCGTGCAGAAGGGCAGCCAGCTCGGGGACCGCAAGGAGGCGGCGCTGCTGGAGAACTGGCTGGCCGAGTTCCGCCGTACGACCGGCAAGGGCGCCGGCTTCATCGGCAGCCACGTCGGGGTCTTCGACGCCTCGCGCGTCGACGGCGTCCCGTATCTCATCAACGGCAACTCCGGGAAGAACCCGGCGGCCCCGGCCGACGAGGGCGGATTCACCGGCTGGTCACTCGTGGGCGTCGACAAGGTCTCCAGGAGCGAACAGTCCGAGGCCCGGCGCGAGCCGTGGGAAGGCGGGCCGGACTGGGTCTCCGTACAGACGCGTGCGCACACCGACACGCTGAAGCTCGACGCGCCCGGGACGCTGGCGCCCGGACACCGGGCGCCGGTCGCCGCGACCGTTGTCCAGGGGACCAGGGAGGTGCCGGTCGGCTTCCCGATGAGCGCGGACTGGACGGGTTCGCCGAACGTGCACATCGGCGACCCGGACCGTGCGGGCCGCCGCGACGTGGCGGCGTTCGACCCGGCCACCGGGACGCTCACGGCGCTGCGGCACGGCACGCTCACCCTCGCGGTGACGGTCAACGGCGTCACGGAACGCGCGGAGATCCGGATCACGGCCGCCGGATAA
- the paaI gene encoding hydroxyphenylacetyl-CoA thioesterase PaaI, with protein MISAGDTPGGGHGRDYFAADPTARSLGIALMGTGPGWATLRMSVRADMVNGHGTVHGGYLFLLADSAFACACNSHGPVTVAAGADIDFVRPAHEGDVLTATARERTRLGRGGIYDVTVMRGNDVLAEFRGRSRALRSDGGRPTPTR; from the coding sequence ATGATCAGTGCGGGTGACACCCCCGGCGGCGGGCACGGTCGGGACTACTTCGCCGCCGACCCGACCGCGCGGAGCCTCGGCATCGCTCTCATGGGCACCGGTCCCGGCTGGGCCACCCTGCGGATGAGCGTGCGTGCCGACATGGTGAACGGGCACGGGACGGTCCACGGCGGCTATCTCTTCCTCCTCGCCGACAGCGCCTTCGCGTGCGCCTGCAACAGCCACGGTCCGGTGACCGTCGCGGCGGGCGCCGACATCGACTTCGTACGTCCGGCCCACGAGGGCGACGTCCTGACCGCGACCGCGCGGGAGCGGACCCGGCTCGGGCGGGGCGGTATCTACGACGTCACGGTCATGCGCGGGAACGACGTACTGGCGGAGTTCCGCGGGCGCAGCCGTGCCCTCCGGAGCGACGGGGGCCGGCCGACCCCGACCCGGTAG